In Fusobacterium canifelinum, a genomic segment contains:
- a CDS encoding ABC transporter ATP-binding protein — protein sequence MASVTITGVTKSFGNVSVLQEFNQKFEDGEFITLLGPSGCGKTTMLRLIAGFEKPSSGEIYIGDKLVSSEKEFLPPEKRGIGMVFQSYAVWPHMNVFDNIAYPLKIQKVNKNEIEERVNQVLKIVHLEQYKDRFPSELSGGQQQRVALGRALVAQPEILLLDEPLSNLDAKLREEMRYEIKEITKKLKITVIYVTHDQIEAMTMSDRIVLINKGEVQQVAPPQEIYSKPKNMFVANFVGKVDFIKGKVERSKILLDNSNNQTLPNTSSFKGDVVVAIRPENAILSEDGEITGKVYSKFYLGDCNDLRVEIGNGNILRIIARASTYNTLNEGDEVKIKILDYFIFEDDGKDQIKIMT from the coding sequence ATGGCATCAGTAACAATAACAGGAGTTACAAAATCTTTTGGAAATGTATCAGTCTTACAAGAATTTAATCAAAAATTTGAAGATGGAGAATTTATAACATTACTAGGTCCATCTGGTTGTGGAAAAACAACTATGCTTAGGCTTATTGCAGGATTTGAGAAGCCAAGTAGTGGAGAAATATATATAGGTGATAAATTAGTTTCAAGTGAAAAAGAATTTTTACCACCTGAAAAAAGAGGAATTGGAATGGTATTCCAATCTTATGCAGTATGGCCTCATATGAATGTATTTGATAATATTGCTTATCCATTGAAAATTCAAAAAGTTAATAAGAATGAAATAGAAGAAAGAGTAAATCAAGTTTTAAAAATTGTGCACTTAGAACAATATAAAGATAGATTCCCATCTGAATTATCAGGAGGACAACAACAAAGGGTTGCATTGGGAAGAGCTTTAGTAGCTCAACCAGAAATTTTATTATTGGATGAACCTCTATCTAACCTTGATGCAAAGTTAAGAGAAGAAATGAGATATGAAATAAAAGAAATAACTAAAAAATTAAAAATAACAGTTATTTATGTAACTCATGACCAAATAGAAGCAATGACAATGAGTGATAGAATTGTATTAATTAATAAAGGAGAAGTACAACAAGTAGCACCTCCTCAAGAAATATATTCTAAACCTAAAAATATGTTTGTTGCAAACTTTGTTGGTAAGGTTGATTTTATTAAAGGAAAGGTTGAAAGAAGTAAAATTTTACTAGATAATAGTAATAATCAAACACTTCCTAACACAAGTTCATTTAAAGGAGATGTTGTTGTAGCAATTCGTCCAGAAAATGCTATTCTTTCTGAAGATGGAGAAATCACAGGTAAAGTTTATTCTAAATTCTATTTAGGAGATTGCAATGATTTAAGAGTTGAAATTGGAAATGGAAATATTTTAAGAATAATTGCAAGAGCTTCAACTTACAACACTTTAAATGAGGGTGATGAAGTAAAAATAAAAATTTTAGATTATTTTATTTTTGAGGATGATGGAAAAGACCAAATAAAAATTATGACATAA
- a CDS encoding ABC transporter ATP-binding protein, with protein sequence MNLEIKNGNFSYTDGNPILKDINLKIDSGEIFTILGQNGIGKTTLLKCINGVLKWNSGEVFIDNKKVDSIKDLKDIAYVPQAHSFSFSYTVRELSIMGRAKYLNIFSTPSKSDYDIVEKVLDEMGILYLKDRKCSELSGGQLQLVFLARALVGEPKILILDEPESHLDFKNQTKILRTIVQLAKKKNITCIFNTHYPEYALRISDKSMLIGKDDYIIGKTSEVINEENLKKYFGINTKIVEIEDEKQKIKSVVITDNLERE encoded by the coding sequence ATGAATTTAGAAATAAAAAATGGAAATTTTTCATATACTGATGGGAATCCTATTTTAAAAGATATAAACTTAAAAATTGATAGTGGAGAGATATTTACGATATTGGGACAAAATGGAATTGGTAAAACAACATTACTGAAGTGTATTAATGGAGTTTTAAAATGGAATTCTGGTGAAGTATTTATTGATAATAAAAAAGTTGATTCTATAAAGGATTTAAAAGACATAGCTTATGTTCCCCAAGCACATTCATTCTCTTTTTCATATACTGTAAGAGAGCTTTCTATTATGGGAAGAGCTAAATATTTAAATATTTTTTCTACTCCTTCAAAGTCAGATTATGATATAGTAGAAAAAGTTTTAGATGAGATGGGAATATTGTATTTAAAAGATAGAAAATGCTCAGAGTTAAGTGGCGGACAACTTCAACTAGTTTTCTTAGCTCGAGCTCTAGTAGGAGAACCTAAAATTTTAATTCTTGATGAACCTGAATCACATTTGGATTTTAAAAATCAAACAAAAATTTTAAGGACAATTGTTCAATTAGCAAAAAAGAAAAATATTACTTGTATTTTTAACACTCACTATCCTGAATATGCTTTAAGAATTTCAGATAAATCTATGTTAATAGGAAAAGATGACTATATTATTGGTAAAACTAGTGAAGTTATTAATGAGGAAAACTTAAAAAAATATTTTGGGATAAATACAAAAATTGTTGAAATAGAAGATGAAAAACAAAAAATAAAATCTGTGGTGATAACAGATAATTTAGAAAGAGAATAA
- a CDS encoding extracellular solute-binding protein, protein MKKRFFWLVLSLMTLFLVACGGEKKEETTDSANANTEISGKIVIYTSMYEDIIDNVSEKLKKEFPNLEVEFFQGGTGTLQSKIIAELQANKLGCDMLMVAEPSYSLELKEKGILHAYLSKNAENLALDYDKEGYWYPVRLLNMVLAYNPDKYKKEDLALTFEDFAKREDLAGKISIPDPLKSGTALAAVSALSDKYGEEYFQNLANLKVVVESGSVAVTKLETGEAAEIMILEESILKKREEENSTLEVIYPEDGIISIPSTIMTVKEDMSANKNIKAAEALTDWFLSPAGQEAIVEGWMHSVLKDAEKAPYDAKATAEILKSSMPINWEKTYKDREELRKMFEKFITKAN, encoded by the coding sequence ATGAAAAAGAGATTTTTTTGGCTTGTGTTATCTTTAATGACATTGTTTTTAGTTGCTTGTGGAGGAGAAAAGAAAGAAGAAACTACTGATTCTGCTAATGCTAATACAGAAATAAGTGGGAAAATTGTTATCTATACTTCTATGTATGAAGATATAATAGATAATGTTAGTGAAAAATTAAAAAAAGAATTTCCAAATCTAGAAGTTGAATTTTTCCAAGGTGGAACAGGAACTTTACAATCTAAAATTATAGCTGAATTACAAGCTAATAAATTAGGCTGTGACATGTTAATGGTTGCAGAACCATCTTACTCGTTAGAATTAAAAGAAAAAGGAATATTACATGCATATCTTTCTAAAAATGCTGAAAACTTAGCATTAGATTATGATAAAGAAGGATATTGGTATCCAGTTCGTTTATTAAATATGGTTTTAGCATACAATCCTGATAAATATAAGAAAGAAGACTTAGCTCTTACATTTGAAGATTTTGCTAAAAGAGAAGATTTAGCAGGAAAAATTTCAATTCCTGATCCATTAAAATCTGGAACTGCTTTAGCTGCTGTTTCTGCATTAAGTGATAAATATGGAGAAGAATATTTCCAAAACTTAGCTAATTTAAAAGTTGTTGTTGAATCTGGCTCAGTAGCTGTTACTAAATTAGAAACAGGAGAAGCTGCTGAAATTATGATACTTGAAGAATCTATTCTAAAGAAAAGAGAAGAAGAAAACTCTACACTAGAAGTTATATATCCAGAAGATGGAATAATTTCTATACCAAGTACAATAATGACAGTTAAAGAAGATATGTCAGCAAATAAAAATATAAAAGCAGCTGAAGCTTTAACAGACTGGTTCTTATCACCAGCTGGACAAGAAGCAATAGTAGAAGGTTGGATGCACTCTGTCCTAAAAGATGCTGAAAAAGCTCCTTATGATGCAAAAGCTACTGCTGAAATATTGAAATCATCTATGCCTATAAATTGGGAAAAAACATATAAAGATAGAGAAGAATTAAGAAAAATGTTTGAAAAATTTATAACTAAAGCAAATTAA
- a CDS encoding ABC transporter permease: MVGQKKWKIDIKWIVILAIVAFLLIFEVFPLFYLLIKSLFSGGSFSWEAYRRVYTYDLNWIALKNTMITAGFTTILGVAIAFPLAFLVGRTDMYGKKFFRTLFVVTYMVPPYVGAMAWLRLLNPNAGVLNKFLMKIFGLGTAPFNIYTTSGIVWVLTCFFYPYAFITISRAMEKMDPSLEEASRISGASPLKTLFKVTIPMMTPSIIAAGLLVFVASASSYGIPSIIGAPGQIYTVTMRIIDFVHIGSEEGLTDAMTLAVFLMLISNIILYISTFVVGRKQYITMSGKSTRPNIVELGKWRLPITIIISVFSFFVIILPFITVAITSFTVNMGKPLTLSNLSLKAWEKVFSRASIISSTTNSFITATAAAFFGILISCVMAYLLQRTNVKGKRIPDFLITLGSGTPSVTIALALIISMSGKFGINIYNTLTIMVVAYMIKYMLMGMRTVVSAMSQVHPSLEEAAQISGANWLRMLKDVTLPLIGASIVAGIFLIFMPSFYELTMSTLLYSSNTKTIGYELYIYQTYHSQQVASALATAILLFVILVNYILNKLTKGQFSI; this comes from the coding sequence ATGGTTGGACAAAAAAAATGGAAGATAGATATAAAATGGATAGTTATATTAGCAATAGTAGCTTTCTTACTTATATTTGAAGTTTTTCCATTATTCTACTTATTAATTAAATCCCTGTTTTCAGGAGGAAGTTTTTCTTGGGAAGCATATAGGAGAGTTTATACCTATGATTTAAACTGGATAGCTTTAAAAAATACTATGATAACTGCTGGTTTTACAACAATTCTTGGAGTTGCTATAGCATTTCCATTGGCATTTTTAGTTGGAAGAACAGACATGTATGGAAAGAAATTTTTTAGAACTTTATTTGTAGTTACCTATATGGTTCCACCATATGTTGGAGCTATGGCTTGGCTAAGACTTTTAAATCCAAATGCTGGTGTTCTAAATAAATTTTTAATGAAAATTTTTGGTTTAGGAACAGCTCCTTTTAATATCTATACAACATCTGGTATTGTTTGGGTATTAACCTGCTTTTTCTATCCTTATGCTTTCATAACAATATCAAGAGCTATGGAAAAAATGGATCCATCTTTGGAAGAAGCTTCAAGAATTTCAGGAGCCTCTCCTTTAAAAACTTTATTTAAAGTTACTATTCCAATGATGACGCCAAGTATAATAGCTGCAGGGCTTTTAGTTTTTGTTGCATCAGCATCATCTTATGGAATTCCATCTATTATTGGAGCACCAGGACAAATTTATACAGTAACTATGCGTATAATAGATTTTGTTCATATTGGTTCAGAAGAAGGGCTTACAGATGCAATGACTCTTGCAGTATTTTTGATGTTGATATCTAATATAATTTTATATATCTCAACATTTGTTGTTGGAAGAAAACAGTATATAACAATGAGTGGTAAATCTACAAGACCAAATATTGTAGAATTAGGGAAATGGAGATTACCTATAACAATAATAATTTCAGTTTTTTCATTTTTTGTAATAATTTTACCATTTATAACAGTTGCTATAACATCATTTACTGTAAATATGGGGAAACCACTTACTTTATCAAATTTATCATTAAAAGCTTGGGAAAAAGTTTTTTCAAGAGCTTCTATTATAAGTTCAACAACAAACAGTTTTATAACAGCAACTGCTGCTGCATTCTTTGGAATTTTAATTTCTTGTGTAATGGCATATTTATTACAAAGAACAAATGTAAAAGGAAAAAGAATCCCAGACTTTTTGATAACATTAGGTTCTGGAACACCAAGTGTAACAATAGCTTTGGCACTTATAATATCAATGAGTGGTAAATTTGGAATAAATATTTATAATACTTTAACAATAATGGTAGTTGCATATATGATTAAATATATGTTAATGGGAATGAGAACTGTTGTTTCAGCAATGAGTCAAGTTCACCCTTCACTTGAAGAAGCTGCTCAAATATCTGGAGCAAACTGGCTTCGTATGTTAAAAGATGTAACTTTACCATTGATTGGAGCAAGTATTGTTGCAGGAATTTTCTTAATATTTATGCCATCATTCTATGAATTGACAATGTCAACATTGCTTTATTCATCAAATACTAAGACTATTGGATATGAACTATATATTTATCAAACATATCATAGTCAACAAGTTGCAAGTGCATTGGCAACAGCTATTTTACTATTTGTTATTTTAGTTAATTATATTTTAAATAAATTGACTAAGGGACAATTTTCAATATAG